The sequence CTTAAAAAACAAGCTGAGATGTCACGTGAACACATGGCTTCAATGAACATTGAATCTTCACCCAGTCCCTGTACAAACTCTGGTGCTATAAACACTGATACAACTGCCCTGTGTGGTAAAAGCCAGCCTTCTACTCAAAGACATAGTTTTGGCCTGCCGCTGACAGACCATAGTCATCCTCTTCAGAGTAAATCTAATAGCTCTTGTGTTGATGAGTCCACTCCTCAGTCTGTTAATAAGAGTGGAATTCTTTCTCAAAGTGACAGCACGGCTAGGTCACTCAGGTACCAGAGATCTGAGAGCCAATCACAATCATCCATAAATGCTTCAGATAAAGTAGAGTTACAACCACCGAACAGAGGGACACCTACCATTACAAGCGCTGTGATGCCTTTACCTGATGCAGGCCTAAtaaagcaaacagacacagaagagGCATCAACACCTGTAGAGGAGAGCTGGATGCCTTCCAGTCTACCAGAGttcagccagtcacagccaggAGAGTACTCTGACTTAGCAAGTCCTGAGAGGGAGATTGCAAGGTCATACTCCCGTGTGGGTGAAACACTGGAGTGCCACACTCTGGTGAAAGGCCTAAGATCCTACGATGCCTTGTCACCCCCAACATCCCCACTACCACGACCTGCACCAAGCCTCTGCTCCAAgtggaggaaagagagagagggtgacTTTCGAGAGGGGACAACTCCAATGTCTCCTACATCAAAGGAGGAGACTCGAAATATGAAGAACCCTGTGCGTAGTGGGATAGGGGCCAAGAGGGGACTTGTGTCACGTGTGGGACCTTCCAATAGCACAGGCATTCCTAGGGTGCGCTCCAAAACTGAGCCTTCAAATGGAGCCCCAGCCCCAACCAACCCACCCACTCCTAGCCGTCTGTCTGCTCCTCGCAGCCTATCCATGCGCTCATCCCCTGTCACAcggcctgctgctgctgctgtccagGCAGATGTGAAACGAAGTAATAGCGCACGTGAGAGGACACAGACTGTAAGTGAGCCACAGACTCCAGGAAAGTCCACTCTGACCCGCAGAGTCTCAGACAGATCTCTGCCCGATAAAGTCTCAGGCAACACCCAACCAGCCTTCGTCAGAGGAACTCCTCTCCGTGTGTCTAAACGAGTCGCCCCAAACTCTGAGACTCAGGTTCCCTCCCAGCCTCGCACTGCCCACAGCCCGTCCTCTGCCACAGCCAAGACCATACGCACGGCTGTCATATCCGCAGCCAGACATAAAACTGCTAAGACAACAAGCACAAGCGTCTCACCAGCTAGCTCTAAAATCCCTACAGCTTCACGAATACCTGGTCCCAAAATGCCTCGAGCTACTACAGCTCCGCCACTGTGGAGGTGATAGGAGTGAAAAAGTGCAGTTTGTACAAAAGTCTCATGCCTTTATGGATTGCTGTCAAATACATAACTTGCAGGTCACTTTTGAGTCATCAGTAGATTTCTGGTCTTGATCATCTCTAGTTCCACTAAATTCTACTTCTATGAAATGGTTGTAGTGATGTGCTTCTACATTTGTGAGAAGCTACACTGATAGCATTTCATGCACCAGCAGAACAGTATATCCTCTACATCCTACCTCTTTTCACATCCATTTGTGTCCTATGCAGGCAATAGGATACTATAAGAAGACCCATCTTAACTGTTCATATGTAGAGCAATTCACATCAGTAAAATGCAGCCAAGTGAACACTATCCTGTGCCTAGTCAGTGCTACAAGTATGCTTTTAAGAATTGTAATCTGGGAAACTGTTTCAATCTCTCTggcatttaattttattttaggGAATTGTCCAAATGTTTTGAATACTGTGATCCTTCTGCTAAGTGATCGTTGCGTTATCACACTGTCTCTACAGTCTGAACAGAACTCGGTACAATGTTGAACTCTTCATCCTCTTGTTGAGACGCCTCATCGTTCTGATGCACTTTACAAACTGAAGAGGAGGCCGCAAGGAGATGatttatgtaatttttgttttatataaaaagatTCTATAACTTTATTGAATAGCATTGCGTGTTATTCACTGTATTACGTGGATTTGTAAATAAGAAAAGACGAATAAATGCGGTGATATGGATAGTGGTGTTGTTCCTCTCTGAAAAAGGTGCTCATCAGCCAAATTAAAAActacctgtttgtgtgtgttgatgacATATTctcacagatgtttttttaaattttgtattcAAGGCGAGCACTTGCTTTAACAGCCTTCACGTTCACGGTCCCCACTCTTCCTCCTCAACTTCTGCTCTTGCATCTTGCTGTCCTCTGTCTTCTTGTCACCCTCagttttctctccctctcatctgGGCTCTCTCTTACTGCATCTCTTGACACAGTCACCCCCAATCCTGTCAGTGgctgttgtcatggaaatgctACAGACGTCCCGGGGAATCTCCTGGCAGAATAGTGGGGTGCAAGGGTTGGGGTGGAGGGTGACTGTGGGTGTAGGGTCCCAGTGGGAATTCTCTCTTTATAGGCCGCAGTGACGCCAGAACCTCTTGGGAAAGGCAATAAACTGGTGCCTCTTTGTGTTCTTGAGTGTCCGGTTGTCGGTCAGTGCTGGCCTCTTAACCTGCCTCAGTGTATagaggtgacatcatcagcggGTCTCCAGGGGTGCAGGACAGAGTAGTCTAAAGTGAGACCTCTTTTAGTTGCCTTCGAGTATTCTGCTTGGATCTGAAAGCATTGGCTTAGAAAGAATAATGACTTGTCTAAAGGTGAATAAGTGATATATGGGCTTTAAGACCAGTGCTGACCAAAGAGAGGATGCGGTCCAACAGACAGGAGACAGGATTGTTTTACGTTGAGTATGTATGCAtagacagtgacacacacagtgGCATTTAATGGTGAGAATGTAGCAAGTTCAAGAGAAAAGGGTAAAGCCAAAGCAAGAGTGCAGGCGTCCATGCATCCAGTCTCCTCTTGAAAGGTTAACAGACTGGTAAAATCCAGGAACAGCCTCCCTCATTGACAATGACAGTTAAAATGTTGGATAGGAGTCTGTCAGGTCAGGAAAACACTTTTCAGCAGGTGTCATTTTTGAGAGACAGGTTGCACAGTGTGTGggtttacattattttaaagtgATTATTAGTCAGTTATTGGAGTCATCAGGTCACATGAATGGAAAATGAAGTTGTCCTTTATCATCTTTGCAGTCCAGAAAGAAATATATGTTGTCTCTTACACAGGAAAAATGTCATGCCAGACACTATTCATAAATCTGGCAGTTGAATGTGATACTGATTACAAGCAAATGTTTGTAGCTGGGTCCTTTGTCTGCATTAGTGGGAACACTGGTGGAAAGTACTTCACTTGAGTACAGTTGTGTACTAAGTACATGTACTTGTGTATTTCCATTgtctgctactttatacttctaccaGACTACATTTCAGAGTCACACATTGTTTTACTCTGcaacatgtatttaaaatatgtgGTTAGTAGTTAGTTTgaagattaagattttacataaaaagtgtaaaataaaacatgacacattGTTACAGATTAACTAtgcaacagtatataaagtgaTAATACTCCACCATGACCAGCTACATCATAAACATGCTGTTTACATGTTGATGCATCAGTAGTATTGATACAATAATCCAATCAAATAACATAACACTATGAAAGGGCCCATTCTGCATGACTACCTCTACTTTATTTTTACGAAGgcatttctacttttacttaaagtccccctccaatcaaatatatatttttcttcttgttcctacagttgaatgtttaagcttcactgtgcagaatgatgtatgtgcagcgTTTGActcttgaaggctgttttcacattcatctgctgaaagttaaaagtttttctgtgctcactgaaaatccgATTTTTATGAGCAGGCCTATaatcatgatttgtgacatcacaaatagtttggaagccaattctggtccaatattcaacttaaacaagtgtgatgtggaaacttgaagcctccagtgcacaaacactgagaatggggttttcagtgaagtaggaaacatcttgtgtccaacagttaaacttctaaaatgaaatatatttacatgaatAGATtctgggatttttaatgagggggAAGGAGTAGATGCgatttaaaggattttaacaGTACAATTTAACTTATTTTGAGGAAAAATatcacacaaattattattcaaagtagagtcaTTTATATGCATATATCTTGTCAAACATGTGTGGATAggatctttaaataaaatatatcaatacTTACTCCACCACTTGCTAAGTCACATCACTTGAGATGGAAGACAAATAATACTTTATTTAACAATTATTCTTCCTGTCGCCAAATTTCAGAATACAGTTTTCAACACAACTCACAGTGAGGTTTAAATCATAGAAACGTTTTCATCTTAACTCATATTAgtatttctttatgttgtgtgttctatgttattaagCATTTTAAGTTTCACTATcaatgaaaagtgcaaattaagtgtattattatgattatgattatgattatgatgatgattattattattattattaaagtcaGAATGGCTTAACACTGCCATCTAGTGTCATGGAAACAACTATCACAAAATGAAACTACAACTCCCGGCTTGCATTGTTTCCGTACGTCTCTTTTTACGTAATGGACAGCTCCCCGGATGCGGCTGTGATTGACTATACCAGGCAAAAAGAGATCGAAAGCCAAGTGGCGGTAAGTCACAAAACCCTTCAAATTTCCTTGTTACAGCAAATTTCTACCTCTAGGACATGTATTAGAATAGAATGTAATTTTCCGAGTAACTTGTAGGGAGTTGTCGGGTCGTGAACAGACCTTTTTAACATGTGGCTTGCAAATTAACTTTCAACTTGTTTGCTAACTAGCTAGCTTGTTAACCACCAAAGGCGCTAGTTCCTTAGCCTGATGCTAGCCAGTGGGGAACGCCTAGTATCCTAAAGTGATCAGGGCGACAAAATAAACGCCAGAGAATCGCCGTCTCGCTTTCGATTCAATTGTTGTAGTGTAATCAATCACCAGTGATTTGAACTTTCCAGAAGTTCTTGATAAATGGACGGCTGAATCTGTAGCTAAGCTATGTAACGTTAATTACGTCGATGAGCTAATGTTGGCGGCGGCTAGCTGGTTTGCTAGCTGGGTAAAAAGCTGTATGAACTGTCTCTTCAGAGTTATAGGCCAGCAGTTTCTCCCTAATCAATTAAAGTTGAACAATTAGTGCCATATCATTTAGCTTAGCTTCACAGAGTTGGAGTATTGTAATTGGTAGTCACCCAGGtgccctttttttctgttgtcaggTGCTGCAGCCCCAGTGGTCGTAGGCAGGATGCAGACCAtaaagtgtgtggtggtgggtGATGGGGCAGTGGGTAAAACCTGCCTACTCATCTCTTACACCACCAACGCCTTTCCCGAAGAATACATTCCCACAGTGTTTGACAATTACAGCGCTCAGATGAGCGTTGATGGCCGTACTGTCAGCCTCAACTTGTGGGACACAGCAGGCCAGGAGGAGTATGACCGCCTGCGCACTCTCTCCTATCCCCAGACCAACGTCTTCATCATCTGCTTTTCCATTGGCAGCCCCTCCTCCCATGCCAACGTCCGGCACAAGTGGCATCCTGAGGTGTCTCACCACTGCCCCAACGTCCCCATCCTCCTGGTGGGCACCAAGAGAGACCTGAGGAGCGATGCAGAAACGGTAAAGAAGCTGAAGGAGCAGGGCCTGGCTCCCACCACCCAGCAGCAGGGCAATGCCCTCGCCAAGCAGATCGGGGCTGTTAAATACATGGAGTGTTCAGCTCTGCTGCAGGAAGGTGTCAGGGAGGTGTTTGCTGAAGCTGTGAGAGCGGTGTTGTATCCAGTCACGAAAAAGAACACCAAGAAGTGTGTGCTGTTGTAATAAACGGTTCCCAGATTTGGACTGTGGAGGGGGATGATGGGGGATCCACAGATGCAAAGAGAGGCTGAGGAACGAAGGTCGTCATCTGGCTGCCTCCATGCCACCTCCAGCAGTTAAGACTTCGTTTTTCAGCTCTTCTGCTACTCCTCTCTTCCTTATTCATCTCCTGGAGGATTTCATGCCGTTGCCAACATCACCAAAGTGACAATGCCAAAATGGGGGCAACAGACCGGATCTCCTctatttttcttacattttaacTTTTGATATTTACACTTTCTTCCAATTTTACATCTGTTCTAGATTTATAGCTTCTCTGCTTTGCCTTACAAAATGCTGATCATGGTTGTCACAAGCCATAATAACATCCAAACCAACCAACCGAGCTACCCTGTTTGACTGGAGAGAAGAGATCTACCTTTGTTCAGGTGGAGAAATAGTGACTACCTCATACTTCTCACCTAGGTTGCATCTCATGAGTCTCAAGCAACTTCACCATTATGAATGCTTTGACTTGCCTATTTAGATGTAATAAACAACCAAGTAGAGGGTGAGCAAGTTTTAATTTCAAGCAGCTTGAGTCCAGACAAGGTGTGATGACTCCCGGACAAATGCCAGTTCCCCTTAACCAGTATGCACAGATTAGAGTTTCAACTCTAAAGCTGCAGTTCCCCTTGTGCTCAGTCTGGCATGTTAGAGCTGTCTGGCAGGCTGTCCTTCCAGCCTCTCTCACTGCTCTCTCACTGCCACGCATGGAAGAGCCAGTAGGCCTTTGAAGATAAGCTGGACCCATTAAAAGCAGCCGACCATTTGCCCTCTTCAGTAATAGAGGAGCAGGTGTAGTAAGGCCTCTGCCAAATTAACCCATGCTGGTACTGGATTTCTCAAGCGGACGGTCAGAAAGTCAGGTTGTCGTACAAGCTCTCCTCTGTCTACGTCTTACTCTTGAGACTCACACCGAGTGCCATTAAAAACATGCCTAAGAATGACCTTTTTGACAGGGTGGGGGGTCACAGAGACTGTATTTTGTCTAATTATGTTGAATTTACTCTGTAAATTTActcctcaaatgttttttaacCTACGAGTGCGGTTATGGCCAAagttgaatatattttttgtaatagCCTATGTTTATTTGATCAGTaagattgtttgtgtgttgtagtAAATACTCAGATTTGTTAAACCAGAACTCCATGACGACCCTTTGTCAATTGCGTTATTGCCTTACATTTAAGGTCAGCAGACTATGACCACTGCATAATTGATTCAGTATAGCATATAATACCAGAATATGTTTAAACTGGCTTGTGCTAGGCTATATATTTCTTTTCCTATGTTGTCTGATTTAGTTGAATTATCACTTCATCTTGGAAGAAGCAGTGTCATAGCTGCCTTGTTAATTTTTCTACCATGTAACAGCAGTGTATCTACAATATGATAGGAGCCTTTTATTTGGTCGGGTGCCTTATCTTAACCAAAGACCACAGCAGCGCTCCGTTGTCAAACCCGAAGGTTCTCATTATAGTGCCACGAGACCTTTTCAAAATACAGGTCCAACCAACTCTGGGTTTcactttttgtaatttttcagaAGCTTTCTGCTTTTAGTTCCAGCCAGTAAACACACTTGCTCTTGCAGCCCTCCTTTATGAGACGCAGGTGCTAAACTGACATCTCGCTCAGCAAGTCTGTATGCATTTGTGAAACAAGAGCGTTCACGGCCCACAGCTCTTAACAGATTGTGGTTTACATCCCTGCATTGCATGGTGCAGAGAGAGCAAAGGCACAAGCACAACTCGCACATAAAGTTAGCAAGTGCTGCGTTGGTGGAACGTGCCTTGTCACATCTGAggatttttatacattttataaaaatatttttttaagtaatGACTGGTTGCTCATTTGTGCTTACAGCTGCCAGTAATAACAGCAACCCTTTTACTATAGTTATCTTCATTTACTCATTCGAATGGATATATTACAAGTCAGCCTAGATTATGGCCTGTGTAAAGTTAGAATAAACGAAGTGCAACACGAGTGAGAGGTGTAGTGAAACAACAGCAATGCGTGGTTTGAGATCTGCCAAAAGATGTGTGAAAATTTCCCAGATAGGCGTGTGGAAGGTTGAATGTAAGTACACAATACGTCAAACTGTCAACTGTggtgagctttttttttttttttttttttttttttttggccatgtCCTAATTTCATTCAGATAACGCTGTTGAAGTGGAACATACACCTGTGGGCTTTGTCTGTGTCCCGGAGCTGTATGCTACCGTGCGCGTGGTACTACGCTTTTACACTGGGAACTTGATTTGTAGAAATCtgtttgtaattgttttatatataacaAAAGCATATTTGTATAAATGAACTAACAGTGAGATGATTTTAAATTATGCCAAATAAAATGGTGGTTAAAGCCAAGCGCTGTATTtgtttttcgtttttttttttttttctttatttaagcAGTGAAAGATTTACCCCGGCTGCCTTGAGACTTGACAATAACTAGCACTAACACATAATCAAAACATCACTTCACAGCTGTATGACAATGATGGAAGAATAAAGTCATACTGAGGTGTAGAACAAAACTGagtcacacactgacacacagctaCTTGTATTTTCAGCTCAGGAAACCACACTACATTCCTGTAGAATACAAAACATAGTTCACTTTCTCTCATATAACGCTATTTCAATTACCATGTCCGAACACTAGATGGACACAGTCCTCAAGCTCAGCTCCATATCATCCACAATGAATGCCATTCTTCaaagccagtttttttttttcttcccttttctgTAGATTTGGAATTAATGATCTATACCCATCCTGTTTTCAGAGCCATCATTCAACTTAGCAGACACCCACAAGTTCAATCAGTAGCAGAGGCTTAAAAACTCAGCATGCT comes from Thunnus maccoyii chromosome 8, fThuMac1.1, whole genome shotgun sequence and encodes:
- the rhogd gene encoding ras homolog gene family, member Gd, encoding MQTIKCVVVGDGAVGKTCLLISYTTNAFPEEYIPTVFDNYSAQMSVDGRTVSLNLWDTAGQEEYDRLRTLSYPQTNVFIICFSIGSPSSHANVRHKWHPEVSHHCPNVPILLVGTKRDLRSDAETVKKLKEQGLAPTTQQQGNALAKQIGAVKYMECSALLQEGVREVFAEAVRAVLYPVTKKNTKKCVLL